The Desulfallas thermosapovorans DSM 6562 nucleotide sequence TGCATCCCCTAACCTTAAGGTTTTAATAGCTTCGTATATTAACACCGGCTGGCCGTTTTCAACCCTTACCCTCACTTGACCCCATTCAAGTTGTCTCAAAAAACGAATTAGTTGCTTTTCACGATTAGTTAACGATTTAGGCTTATTATTTGGGGACATAAAAACTCCTCCCCTGCCATTATTTCTTTATTTAACCTTGAACAATAGCACACAAACACATCATCCACTGCCCGTAAGGCCTTTAAGCATGGTGATTACTAGCCATTGAAAAATGTCATGCGACCCTTTTTCCTGGGTTGCTGTATTTCCACGGGTTGTTCTTCCAACTTAAATGTCCTTATTGCTTCACATATTAATACCGGTTTTCCTTCCTCAACGCGCACATTAACCTCGCCCCAACCGAGGTCCCTAATAAATTTAATCAATTGTTTCTCTGATTTATCTAATGGCACATATCCTCCCCCCAAGTTTAATTGTTCAATCAATCACATAGTAACACCCTTCAAGCGGATGGTCAATATAGCCCTTGCGAAAATATGTCTATAATTAAATAAAAAACCTTATATAAATTATTTTATATTATTTTTTTTACATAACACTTTAAATTTTTTACTTGTACCTATTGACACAAAGGAAAACTGGTGCTAGAATAATGAAAAATATCACAAACGTAGCCGAATCGAACAACGATAGGCTGGCAATAATCATTGTCAGCCTATTTTTTATCCTTATCGCTATCCCCCCCTGCGGTAGGATAACCGACATCATTAAGACATCATTAAGAAGATTTATCTAATGGAAAAAAAACTAAATAAACCCCCAAAGTCAGTTTAACGTTGGCTGAATCGAACAACGATAGGCCGGCACGTTATCCCAGCGTGCCGGCCTTAATTATTTACATCAGGGAGTTTTTGTTGCCGTTAAATTCATACCTTACGGACTTTAATGAAAAACCGCTCAATTTATAATCGATTCTTTATTAAAGGAGGGATTGTATATGTCTAGCATTTCCCACACCTACGAAAACTGTCGGGATATCGCATCTGAAGGTGCTGTTTTAAAATTTATTAAATCAATATCGACATTTTTCAGGCGCAAATCCATATCCAGGGCGGCAAGAATCTATCACGGGGACTACTCTTATCACTCAACACATGACACGGCCTTTTGCAACTTTATGCATATGCAGAGGATAACATTCGTCGAAACGGGTGACTGCTATGTTTATATATTTGACAAGCCCAATTACCAGGGTAGTTATATCATAGCAGGTCCCAAGGAAGTTGTTCCGGTTTGCAAATGCGGATCCATGATAATCAGCCGGAAAAAACTTCCGGTGAGCATAATACAAAACAACGGTAAACCACCAAAGGGATTATGGGAAGTAACAGGGGCCAGTTACCAATATCACTGTGCGATGGGATACAAATATGTTTAACAATCATGAAATAAAAATAACCGGTCAGTTAAACTTTAAGTTTATGGCGACGTAAAAGTTTTTTATGGAAACCACCGTAAAAACTCTTTACGTCTCTATGCTTTTAAAGCAATATATGGGTGGTTAAAACGGGGCCGGCACTTCCTGCATACGCACCAGCTCATTATATTCATTAACGCTGTATCCATTACAAATAAAGTAGTCAAACAAAAAATCCAGCTGTTTTTTGCTCAGGGGTTTTTCATTTGCATAATGCACTTTACCGTTACTGATTTTTGCCCACCCCTTTTTTTCAAGGGTGTACTCACCATTCATACTAAGAGGGAAGCTGTTGAGCAGCTGGTAACCATATTTTTTACAAAGTTTATCGGCATAAATCGAATGGTCCACATAATTACACCGGTAGAAAACTCCTTCTCTTGATAGCCATCCGTCAACTCCCTTTAAGTCACCTTTGTAAGGCTCCAATTTTATTGGCTCAGTATTCCTAAACCAAGCTTCAAACATATTTCACCCCCCCTTACCTTTGTTCAATATTACCATATATAATAACTAATAATTAAAAAAATTAAAAGTTCAATTTTTAATTCTTTTATGATTGGGAAGGTGAATTTTACTTATACCATGTTATTGGTCATATAATTTGCGTTTTATTTCATCCAGAGCTTTAACCGCCGCCAGTTCCCCCCGCTCAATGCTGTACTTGGTGCTGCCAGTATCCCAGGGGTCTACATTAATTACCGGTCTGATCACTACATCTGCATAACTCTCCAATTTTAAATTAATACCCTCTGAAATTACAATTTCAAAACTGTTAAACAAAAGTTTAATTATATTGCTTATTCCGTTCACCCGGCGGCCACTGTAACCCACGTCCACAGCAATAACAAAGTGAGCTCCCATGCGCCGCAGTACATAAGCCGGCACATTTTCCCGAACGCCCCCGTCCACCAGTATACGGTCACCCACCCGCACCGGTTCAAAGATACCCGGTACGGCGGCGCTGGCCTGGGCGGCCAGCGCCACGGGCTTGCCTTTGATGAATACATCCTCGGGCGGCACCACTGTGCGCAAGTTAACGGATTCCTTGCTTGATGTAAGATCCGGATACCCAAGGGCTGTATACTGCTTTGCATTGGCAGCGGGCTCACCTTCCAAAAAAACCACCAGCGTGCCGTCCCGCACGTCTACAGCTGTTATGCCCAGTGGAATTACAGTTTGCCCGAATAACCGGTCTTGCCCCACAAACCTGTTGACAAACTTTTTTATTTTATTGCCCCGCATAAGCCCCAACGGGCTGGTTATTGGATAAGGAATATGCAAGACGCGGGCAATGATACCACCGGTAATTAAAAATAAGTTAAGAAGCACACTACCATAGTCAAAAACATCACGGGGGCGCAGTTTCATGGCTATTTCTTCAATGTGCTCCGGGCTGTGCCCCGAGGCATACAAAGCGGCCACTATGCCGCCGGAACTGGTTCCCACCACCATGTCAATGGGGATTCCGGCATTTTTTAACACCTTGAGGACCCCTATATGGGCCATACCCCGCATTACTCCCCCACCCAGCGCCAATCCCACCAGCGGCCTGGCAGTCATAAAAAACCACCGCCTCGTTTTAAGGTTAATACCATTGTATGAATAGGCGGTGGTAGTGTATGCTATTCTTCTTGCCGCAACCGGTCCAGTTCTTCCTCCAGTTCCTCCAGCCGGTTTACCATGGCCGGCTTAATGGAATGGGCCGGAAACCTTTTTTTCAAGTCCTCGATTTGTTCTTCCAGTTCCCTAATCCTAATTTCCCGTTCAAGCAAAGCTTCACCCTCTTCGGTGCGACTTGTTAGCGTCCGATAGCATTTCTAACGGCTATTTATTCTTTTGCCCCATACAATCCCGGCATTTACCGAATATTTTCAACTCGTGGTCACTGATTGTAAAATCATAGGCACTGGTAACCCGTTCCTCTAAATCTTCTAACAAATCCTCATTCATTTCAATAATTTTGCCACATTCAACACAGATAAGATGGTGGTGCCTGTGCCCATCATTACTCCCCGTGCCAAATTCGTAACGTTTACGACCATCCCCGAAATCCGTACTTCGTATGATGTCAAAATTTGAAAAAAGTTCCAGTGTGCGATAAACCGTAGCTAAGCCCACATCAGGCACCCGTTGTTTCACCAGGTTATACACTTCTTCAGCGCTTAAGTGCCGCTTCTTGTTTTCCAGCAGCACGCAAAGCACATGCTCCCGCTTGGGCGTCATCTTATAATCGTGGGCACGCAGTATCTCCTCCACTTCCCCTATCATCCCGCGCATTAAACCACCACCAAAAATTTCTTTCTATAAACAGTATATAGAACATTACTCTATTCTGTCAATATGAACGTATGTCAATAACATTAGCTATATTTTAGTCATATCCCTTTTCTCGGTCCCATAAACAAGTAATAGTATTTACGGCAAGGGGGGCATGTATTGCTGCTTATTCTTGGTGAATTTACCGCCGGGCTTTTTGTGCTGCTGTGGGGTATGCAAGCCATGAAGGAGGGTCTGGAAAACCTGTCCAGGGAAAAAATCCGCCGGGCAGTGGCGGCTTTTACCGCCACACCATTGAAGGCCGCCGTTACCGGGCTGGTATTTACCATGCTGGTCCAAAGCAGCACCGCCATTTCAGTTATTACCATCGGTTTTGTCAACGCCGGTATCATGAACCTGGCCCAGGCCGTTGGGATATTGCTGGGAGCAAATGTGGGGACTTGTGTAACCGTTCAATTACTGTCCTTTAATTTATTCCGGCTGGCTGCACCTGCCGCCCTGGGAGGGGCTGTATTATGGGCTATTTTCAAAAGTAGGCCGGCCGGGCATTTAGGCCGTTCCCTCTGTGGTTTTGGCCTGGTATTTGCGGGCCTGCAGTTAATGGCCACTGCGCTGGCCCCGCTGCAAAAAGCACCCTGGTTTCTCGAAACGCTACTATCTTTACAGCATAGCCCGGCTATGGCTGTACTGGCCGGGGCGCTGGTATCCGCCCTGCTGCACAGCAGCGCCGCCGCCACCGGCATCGCCATGCTACTATCCGGTTACCAGCTCATAGCACTACCCACAGCAGTGGCCCTGGTGCTGGGCAATAATATCGGCACTTGTATCACCGCTGTGTTGGCCAGTCTGGGGGGCTCCCGGGCAGGACGGCAGGTGGCCGCAGCTCATGTGCTGCTAAATGTGCTGGGCGCATTGCTGTTTTTGCCTCTATTGCACCCTTTTGCAACGCTGGTGTCCTTTACAACCGATACACTGCCCCGCCAGGTGGCCAATGCCCACGCGTTGTTTAACATTATCAGCAGCCTGATTGCCCTACCGCTGGTTTACCAATTCACCGCCCTGGTTCGCATGATAGTGCCCGGTAACAAGTAAAACCCGGGGAACCAGCATTGCCATCTATCATTAATATATACATCTATCATAAAATACAGGTTTTTATTCATCCGGTACAGGGCACCCAGTGAATGTTCATTAAACCAGCCCACTATTAAAGCCCCGGCTTTTCCGGGGCTTTATCGGAATCAGCAGGCGCTGTTTCCATTTATCCGGTTTTACCTTCAACAACCAGCACTAATTTTATTTACCAGCGTCTTATACGCAGCCGGGAACGGCGTTTGCTTCTAAACCATGCCTTTACTATGCACAGTAAAAATAAAGTTGCCAGCCCCGCCCCGGCCCAGAACCACCAATAACTATTAATATCCCGGGAGACAGGGTAAACAGTTACCAGCGGTACCCGGCCCAGTTCCTCACCACTGGCTGTCAGCACCAGTTCACCAAGCTTCTCTCCTTCTTCCAACGGGGCTTGAATATTTCCCACCAGCTCAACCCGGCGGGTAACTTGGGGTTCTTCACCTACCGGAAAATTGTAATAAAAATAACCGGCGGTTTCCAGCACTGCATTTTTAGCCCCGTGCTTTACCTTAGCATCGGTGATCATTTCCCGTGGCTTAACCAGAGCCACCGGTGTAAAATTATCAAAACCATAATCCAGCAGCATTGCTACATCGGACCACAGGTTGGCACCCTGGCTGTTCAGCACCACAGCGATCATTTCCCGCCCTCCCCGCCGGGCGGAGGCCACTATACACTGACCCGCCTCAACGGTGTAGCCGGTTTTTATACCATTAGCACCGCTGTAGCTGTAGTAACCGTTCCCCAACAGTTTATTGTGATTATAAAAGTCTTCCTGAACCGGCCCGTAAATACTCTCCAGTTTTTCCACCTGCGCCAATAATTCCGGGGACATATTTTTTTTACGGTCTGCTTTGTAATTAAGGGTCATCACTATCTCGCGGAAAGTGGTATTTTGCATAGCCTGCCGGCTGATCACCGCCAGATCCATGGCAGTGGTATAGTGATTCTTGTCAGGCATACCATGCGGATTAACAAAGTTGGTACTTTTTGCCCCCAATTCCCGGGCCCGGTCATTCATCATACGGGCAAAATCCTCCACCGACCCACCCACATGCTCTGCGATGGCAATGCCGGCATCGTTGGCGGAACTGAGCATAAGTATGTACAGCAAGTGTTTCATCTGCACCTGCTCACCGGGCTGCAGCCCGATTCGGGAGCCACCTATTTCAGCCGCCCGCCTGCTCACGACAACCAGGTCATCCAAAGAAGACTTTTCCAGGGCCAGCAAGGTGGTCATTATTTTTGTGGTACTGGCCGGGTACATCCTCTGAGTGGCATTTTTTTCATACAATACCTGCCCCGTGTCACTATCCATCACAAGCGCCGCCTTACCCACAGGCTGCGGCTCAGTTTCCGGGGCGGCAAAAGCAGGTAAGGCAGCAATAACTACCAACATAATGAAAACCGGCCAAGCAATAACTTTATTTACCAAGCTATTCTTTCCCCTGACTGATTAGTTTCAATGACGATATCCACCTGTAATTTTACCACAGGTTATTTCATCAACCAATAGTTTGCCTTTTTCGTGCAATAAACACGATGACAAAAAGTACTGTCAATATGATCAGTGCGGTAAGAGGCAACGTCATGACCGGGTTCATACCATGGGCAAAATTTAACACCCGGGTCAACAACCCGCCGCACACAAAAGCCAGCGTTGTAATTAACAACCAAATCGCTGTACCTTCCCGCCATCCCCGCTCCTTATAGATAACCAGCGTCGAGGCTATACAGGGCACAAACATGGTCAATGTAACCAGGGCCACAAAAATTTGCAATGGATCCATGGATATTTCCATAATACCGGCAGTACCAAAGTCACGACGAATAAATCCCATGATAAAAGCGCTCGCCGTTTCACCGGGCAGGTACAGCCACCCCATAGTCAATGGTTCCATGAGCCGTTGAATTTTTTCAATTAGCCCCGTAATACTCAAAATGCTCAACAACAGCGCGCCCCCCAAAAAAACAGGAAACGCCTCTTTAATAAAACTAAAGGTTCTGGTCCAGGATTTAAGCAGCACATTATCCAACCTGGGTAAGCGCAGCGGAGGCAAGTCCAACAGCAGCGGCACGCTGCCTCCGGGCATAAACCGGTTCAGCAAAGTACCCACCCCGGCCATCAGGCTAAAAATAATTAGCCCGTATAACAGCATATAACCCGGCCCCAAAGCGCCCAGAATAGCGGCCACAAAGGCCAGTTGGGCGGAACAGGGCACTGTAAGGGCAAGTAAAAAAGTGGCAATGCGCCGTTCCCGCTCGGTGGTCAACAGGCGGGTGGTAATTAGAGCCATGGTTACACATCCAAAACCCAACACCATTGGCACCACAGCCTGTCCGTTCAGTCCCAGATAACCCATTAACCTGTCCATTAAAATAGCTATCCGGGACATATAACCGGAGTCCTCAAGGGTTGACAGCACCAGGTAAAAACCAAGCACCAGAGGCAACAGCAGCCCCAGTACATAGGTAATGGCCATGGTCAAAAGACCAAACTGCCCGGCCAGTATAGTCCCCAGGGAAGATTTGAGATCAATAAAGCGGCCCAATAGCGAACGTATCCACGGTTCGTAATAATTGGTCATTAAAATACCTTCGGTATAGCCAACCACTGTCTGGGCAAAAAACACTCCCACCAGCTCATAAAACAACCACAGGGCTATTAGCAGCGCCGGGATACCGGTCAGCGGGCGAATCAACCAGTGCCCCAACCGGGTGGCAAAGGCCACGTCAGCGGATCTTTCAACAAGAACGGCTGCGGTAATCCCATTGGCCCGCGCCCTCCGGTCGGCGTATATTTTTTCCCTATCACCACCGGGAGCCACATTATTGCGGGCCGCCACCTCGGGATCTCCCTCCAGCGCCAATAGCGCTTCCCCCCGTGGTAAACCCAAATAGCTCGACGAAAGTAATCTTGCCACCATAACTGACGGCTGTCCGGGGCAAGCCTGGCTCAAGCGCTGGCTGAGTGTATCCAATCCCTCATTATTGGTGGCCACCGTTGGCACCACCGGTACACCAAGCAAATTTTCCAGTTTGGTCAAATTTATCTCCAACCCCCGGGCCAGTAGTTCATCAACCATATTTAATACCACCAGCATGGGAATACCCATGTCGGCAAGCTGGCAGGTAAGAAAAAGATCGCGGTCAATGTGCACCGCATCCACAACGTTTATTACCACATCAGCAGTCAGCACAGCGTCCCGCACCAGTGATTCCTCGGATGTGTTGGAAGAAAGCCCGTATACCCCAGGGGTATCTATCAGGAAGTTCTCCTCCCACTTACCACAGCAAAATTCCATGGTGGTACCCGGGAAATTGGAGACATCTACATACTGACCGGTTAACCGGTGAAAGAAAACAGATTTGCCCACATTGGGGGTACCCACCAGTACTATTCTTTTTTGTTCCGGGCCATTAGTATTTTTTCTGCTATTTTTGTTGTAATTATGCATGGCTAATTCCGTCCTTGGCAAAAAATTTTACATTTCCGGGGCACAACATCCAAACAATAAAAAAGCCCGGTAAACCGGGGTTTATTATTTAATTATATTTAACACGATTCGCTTGTCAATTGGGAAGCAATCGCTTTGGCCTCTCCCGCCCGGGCCAACAGCTCGACATGGATATTTTGCGCCAGACCCCGGCCAATGGCTATTTCCTGCCTGTGCTTGCCCAGTACCACCGGACCGGCGGGTATTACTTCCGCGCAAGTTAAAACAGATCCCTCATTAATACCCATGCGCAGTGCATTTTCTTTAATCCCGGAGTTGCCAATGAATATAATTCTAATCAAATCGCCCCGTTTCACTTTATCCAGCGTCATGTAAAATCCTCCAGTCGGTGATAAAGAAAACCGTTCTCATTCATATTATATTTTTAAGTTGTACCACGGTCAATATGTTTTTATAAAAACTTGTCCAACGGGTAAAAATATAACCATTGGTTCGAGATAATTTAATATAACCCTAGAAGGAGGTGCCCGTATGGCCAATATAGACACCAAGGGTATGGAAGTGGCCAATTTAAGCCAGGAACAGTTGAATCGCTTGATTAGCGCCGAAAAAGAATTAAATAATGCCGGCGCCGGGCAGGAAATTTACCTGCTGGCGGTATCCCGCCACCCTGAACACTAGTTTTACCGGGACGTGCCGGGGTAGCACAAAAAATATATATGTCAGTAGAGTAACGCCGCAGTAATTAGCTGCGGCGTCAACCCTGTTACAGAACGGTACGCACGGGCCACGTATACGGCTCCTTATAAATACCGGTCACTTCTCTCTTCAGTGATGCAACATTTCGACATTGTATGAAACTAAGTTAATTGGTTCAAGTCCGTCAAACCGACTGTCAGGCAACGCCCTATTTATCAGCGGGCTGGCTGAGTTTCGCCATCGTAATTTTTTTTTGCTTATTCCGCTTTAAACTTGGCCGCCATTTGCTGCAATTCCAGGGCAATGTCGGCCAGTTCTTGCGCTTCACCGGCCAGCTGCTGTATGGTGGAAGAGATTTGCTGGCTGGCTGAAGAAAGCTGCTGGGTACCCTCATTGACTTGATCCGAGCTAATAGCCAGGTTCTTGATCATATCGGTATTTTTGATTATTGAACGGGTTATTTCGTCCAGCGCCGTTCCTGCTTTACCGGCCAGCACAACCCCTTCTTCCACTCCGGACACGCTCTGTTTCGTGGCCGCTATAGCCTTATCCACACCTCCTTGCACCTGCTTAATCAGACCGGTAATTTCATCGGCGGCCCGTCCGGACTGTTCAGCAAGTTTACGTACTTCTTCGGCCACCACTGCAAATCCCCTGCCGTGCTCCCCTGCCCTGGCAGCCTCAATGGCAGCATTGAGAGCCAGCAAATTTGTCTGTTCAGCTATGTCGATAATGGCACCAGTAATTTGACCAATACGATTTGATTGACGCCCCAAATCCTCCACTGCCCCGGAGAGCATTTTGCTGTTTTCGGCAATGATATTAATTTTATCCAATGCCTGGCTCACAGCGGCATGGCCTTCCCCGGCCACCTCCCGCATACGCATCGATTCCTTTTCGGCCTCCCGGGCATTGTCCGCGCTTTGTTGGGAGGTGGCCGCCACCTCACCGGTGGTCCCGGTCACCTCTTCCATGGCTGCACTCACCTGTTGCCCGGAAGCGGCCAATTCCTGGCTGTGGGAAGATAGTTTGAAGGAATTGTCCTGTACTTTGGCCACTATGTCCCGCAAGCTGTTAATCATTTGATTAAAGCCACCCGCCAGGTCACCAATCTCATCGGCTGTATTGACCCGCACTTGCTTAGTTAAATCCCCCCGGGCCACCTGCCGGACGCTATCCAAAATTTCATTGATGGGCTGAACCATTTTTTGGGCAACCACCAGCATTAACGCCAGTCCCACCAGTACCGCGACGATTCCCAGTACCAGGATATAATTACGCAGGCTATATACAGGGGCAAGAAAATCATTTACCGGTGAAGTGAGAGCTATGGACCACCCCATACCCTCATAGCCGCCCCAGCCGTCCAGGGGGACATAGGCCACATATTTATCCACCCCTTCGAAGGAGTAACGTGCAAAACCGCTTTCGCCCCGGATCATTTTTTGACCGGCAGTCGCCAGCTCTTCCACACCCAATTGCAGTACATTGTCCCGCAAGATCATTTCCCTTACGGGGTGTGCCATAAATACTCCTTCTTTGTTAATAATATAAGCATACCCGCTTTTACCCGCCTCTTGCTGGGCAACGGCAAATTCGTCCACCATGGCCCAAATACTGTCCTCCAATATCAAACGGGTAGTAATTGTGCCGATAATATTGCCGTCATCATCCCTAACCGGACCGGCAAAATTTATAATCGGTTTTTGCAAGTCAATGGATAATCTAACATCAGATATGTACAAATTACCTTGAATGGCGGATTTAAACCATTCCAATTCATTTTTCATCATCCCCACAGTACCGTCGCTATCAGCAATCTGCAGCCCCTTTGTATCTGTCAGGGAAATGGTATCATAGTGTCCGTAATCCGCTTTAAATTTACTGAGCAGGGCCGACTTTTCCTCCGCCGGGGCCTTGGCATCCATTAATAAAGGATGTTCGGCCATAATCAGCACATCCCGGCTGCGCTCATAGATATATTTGTCTATCATATCAGCATATATTTTACCATTATTCAAAAGCATTTCTTCAGTAAATTTAAACAGCATATCCCCGGATTTATTATACGATAGATAACCAATTGATAATACTAAAATAACTATTATTACCGTGGAAAATAAAGCCAGTTTCGTTTTAATGCCAATACGCACCTGCCCGGCATAAAACACCCGCTGTTTTATGCCTGTCACCACCTTTCTGTATACTATTTGCGACATATATCACATTCGTTTGCTAAAATTTTACTCCACGGTTAAATCTTTGTCAAACAATATCATATTAGATCCCGGGCATTATCAATGCCGCTTCGGGCATAACGACGGCCCGGTAATTATCGCCATGCTTGCGGGTAACAATTTTTAACGCCTCTTCAAAATCCGCAGCCGGGGTCATAAAAAAGTTACGCACCGTGTGTCCAGGCATAGAAGAAATCAAAATCACGGAGATTTTTTCCACCAGCTCGGCCAGCAAGTATGCTTTATGGCCTCCCAAAACAAATCCTTTTTTCAGCCTGGCAGTAATGTCCCGGGGATTTTTGGCCCCAGCGACCCAGTTTTCCAACACAGCATTTCCCACCCCCTGGGCACACTGGGCGCAAATCACCAGAGTCCCTCCTTCGGTAATCAGCTTGGCCGCATTGCGCATGGATTTAATGGCCTGGTATAAATTAATATCCCGGGGATATCCCCCGGCACTGGCTAATCCCACCTCAGCCTGTTTTTCGCCACTCACTTGCACTGCCTTGCGGCACAAATCAACCCCCGCCAGCCAGGCTTTTTCGGGGTCACCGGCCACCACCTGAACCGGTCTGTGCTCGCTATCCGCCACAACATTGATAATAAAATCGGGCCGGACCAAACCCATTGCTTCCATCATGATACGATGCACAGGGTTACCATCCAGTTTTCCCGCACCTATGCCCCCTGTGGTGAGTAATGCATGATTGGCCGACACGGCTTCCATACCGGCCACCCCGGGGAGAATTGATTTACGTCCCCCGGAGAAACCGGCTAACTCATGGGGCGCGATGAGCCCGGTGAGAATAAGCATATCCGCCCCGGCCACCAGGGGGTTTACCCCCAGTTTACACCCGTTGCTCAACATACCCATATAAACAAGCTCACCCCGGCAGTCGTGATTAATAATCCTGTAACCCTGCACCGCCGGTCCCAGTGACCGGGCATGTTCTTCCCCAGTATTGCCCCGGTGCGCCCCGGTGGCCACCACAAAAGTTATGGCAGTCTTATTAACTCCAGCCTCCTCCAGGTCCCTTAACAGGGCAGCCAACAGGAAACGGTACGGAGTGGGGCGGGTGTGGTCATTAACAACTATGGCAACTTGCTCCGGGCGTCTTTCTTTAACCAGCTGGGACAGCGCCGGGGAAGCAATGGGATTTTGCATAGCCGCCACAGACAAAGACCAGGGGTCGTCTATTTGAGGGAAACAAGGTTTAATTACGCTTTGCACGTGATTATCAGGCAGGTCAAGGCTCAGTTCGCCATGCCCGTATTTCATTTTGCATTGCATTGGCTCACCTTATCTCAAAAAGTAGAATATGACGCTCCGCGATGACGTTATAGTCTCTTGAATACCGAATTTATACACAAAAAAATCCGTTTGGCAACTAATTTAGTTTAACCAAACGGGTTTACGATATGCAGTTAACCGGCCAGCCACATGATAAAAAACATAAGTAACGAACAGCCCGTAAAAAACAAAAAGATAAGTAAAAATACCGGATCAACAGCCAGGCGGCCAATGATTATTTTCTTAGGCCCGCTTTGCTTATCATGCCCGTTTCTGTTGGACAAATTCATCCCTCCGTGCCAATATACAACCCGCACCATAACCGCCGGAGCCAGACATTACACAAATTGGCGACGCATCCTGGCCAACTCCGCCTGTAGTTTTTCCGGGCTGTTTATTTTGTTGAGCAAATTCTCCACATACCCAACTCTGTTTCGGTCCCGCATGTCATTCATATTTACAAAAACCCCGGCCCGCCTGCCTAGCTGAAAAATCGCTTTTTCTTTCGGTGTCATGTCCAGGTAGCGATCTATAATACCCAAAAGCCTTTCCCGGTCAGCGGGTAAGGTACCTTCAAGTTCCTGCAGTAAATTTAAAACGTGGTCACTGACCACCGTTACATTGACCCCTGATAATGATGCCAGCAGCAACCGCTGCTCTGTCACTGCTTCATCCTCATCTAATGGCGTAAAATCACCGCTTAACATCATTTCATATAATGGTGTGTTTTTGCGCACCGCCAGTGTCCTAAAACGGATAAAATCCGGTTTTCCCTGGTTAATTACGGCGGCGGTTTCCAGGGCATGTTCCCGGGAATGCTCCCTGCCACCTAAACCCGGTATGATATACCAGCAGAGGGATATACCCGCCGCTGCAATTTTTTGGCCCGCTTCTACCAACTGTTTGGCGGTAATCCCCTTGCGGACCTTTTTCAATACTATATCAGAACCCGATTCCATACCCATGTGTATCCTAACCAGCCCCGCCTCCCGCAATTCCCGCAATTCCCCGGGGTTCTTTCTGGAGGCAGTGTCAGCCCTGGCGTAGGTAGTTATTCTTTCCACCGATGGCCAGGTGGCCCGCACATACTTTATAATATGCACCAAATCAGAAGTCTTTAAGATAAGCGAATTGGCATCTTGCAAGAAAACATTTTTCGCACCTTGATATAGCCACCAGGCCACATGGTAATGCAGATAACCATAAACGGCCCCCGCCTCACTTACCACCTGTCCGTTGATTCGTCCTCCCCATCCCTTGTCCCGGGAAATCTGTCTGACCTGTTCGGTTACCA carries:
- a CDS encoding radical SAM protein, which encodes MHVEQGPIRPPSEASSLLIRVTRNCPWNKCAFCSTYNGKQFSRRAIEEIKRDIDTLAMVTEQVRQISRDKGWGGRINGQVVSEAGAVYGYLHYHVAWWLYQGAKNVFLQDANSLILKTSDLVHIIKYVRATWPSVERITTYARADTASRKNPGELRELREAGLVRIHMGMESGSDIVLKKVRKGITAKQLVEAGQKIAAAGISLCWYIIPGLGGREHSREHALETAAVINQGKPDFIRFRTLAVRKNTPLYEMMLSGDFTPLDEDEAVTEQRLLLASLSGVNVTVVSDHVLNLLQELEGTLPADRERLLGIIDRYLDMTPKEKAIFQLGRRAGVFVNMNDMRDRNRVGYVENLLNKINSPEKLQAELARMRRQFV